In a genomic window of Nocardiopsis mwathae:
- a CDS encoding cell division protein PerM, whose amino-acid sequence MYTAGGLAAGWAAGVGLVVLLTVTAIGWAAAPHGAFDQDVDGVLRTAVQMWLVGHLVGFGIPGGQVGMLPLGLVVLPGLVLYRSGRWLARSCELPRLRHLFRAALAIAGPYAAISGTLALIGQTEAIRPSVVQALLAGFALAFAAGGMGVLHQLLKDKGIPKRRLLEVMPERPRSLLAGTLGATGTLLVAGALLVAVPLALNHGEAAAITHQLSPGIIGGILLILLQLLYLPNAVVFGTAYAIGPGFALGSGTMVAPTGITVGALPLFPMLAALPDNGPAPAISLVALAAPFAAGIVGGILTQRSAPTLVGEAAPLWGFVCGVSTGLVLAALSLIAGGSLGADRLAVVGPSAWQVGVITALEVGVAAAITAWLANWRYLRRIRAAEGEDGQRPHAGPPPGAERADAVTEPRAASSDTGASDTAPADAPTADAAPTLTLIRTDPDTYYVEDRGAADPVDEPETGTGGATRPRRRIALPTWRPRLPHWGRGRGRTGGKGSGATEPDDAEELYGITYEVDPDDGAPPEAETEAGTAEHSVGRRPDGPGSGHRDR is encoded by the coding sequence CGTCGGCTTCGGGATCCCCGGTGGCCAGGTCGGCATGCTCCCGCTCGGCCTGGTGGTGCTGCCGGGCCTGGTGCTGTACCGGTCCGGGCGGTGGCTGGCGCGCAGCTGCGAGCTGCCCCGGCTGCGCCACCTGTTCCGGGCCGCCCTGGCGATCGCCGGGCCGTATGCGGCGATCTCAGGGACGCTCGCGTTGATCGGGCAGACCGAGGCGATCCGCCCGAGTGTGGTGCAGGCGCTGCTCGCGGGCTTCGCGCTGGCCTTCGCCGCCGGGGGCATGGGCGTGCTGCACCAGCTGCTGAAGGACAAGGGCATCCCCAAGCGGCGGCTGCTGGAGGTCATGCCGGAGCGGCCGCGCTCGCTGCTGGCCGGAACCCTCGGCGCCACCGGGACGCTGCTGGTGGCCGGGGCGCTCCTGGTGGCCGTTCCCCTCGCCCTGAACCACGGGGAAGCCGCCGCGATCACTCACCAGCTGTCCCCCGGCATCATCGGCGGCATCCTGCTGATCCTGCTGCAGCTGCTCTACCTGCCGAACGCCGTCGTCTTCGGGACGGCCTACGCGATCGGCCCCGGCTTCGCGCTCGGCAGCGGGACCATGGTGGCGCCGACCGGGATCACAGTCGGGGCACTGCCGCTGTTCCCGATGCTGGCCGCACTGCCCGACAACGGTCCGGCCCCCGCGATCTCGCTGGTCGCCCTGGCCGCGCCGTTCGCCGCCGGGATCGTCGGCGGAATCCTCACCCAGCGCAGCGCGCCCACCCTGGTCGGCGAGGCGGCGCCGCTGTGGGGGTTCGTCTGCGGGGTCAGCACCGGCCTGGTCCTCGCCGCGCTGTCCCTCATCGCCGGTGGCTCGCTGGGCGCGGACCGGCTCGCCGTGGTCGGCCCGTCGGCCTGGCAGGTGGGGGTGATCACGGCCCTGGAGGTCGGGGTCGCCGCCGCGATCACGGCATGGCTGGCCAACTGGCGCTACCTGCGCCGGATACGGGCGGCCGAAGGGGAGGACGGTCAGCGGCCGCACGCTGGGCCGCCCCCGGGGGCGGAGCGCGCGGACGCGGTCACCGAACCCCGCGCCGCGTCGTCCGACACCGGAGCCTCCGACACCGCCCCCGCCGATGCGCCGACCGCCGACGCCGCTCCCACACTGACGCTGATCAGGACCGACCCGGACACCTACTACGTCGAGGACCGGGGCGCCGCCGACCCCGTGGATGAGCCGGAGACCGGGACCGGCGGGGCCACCCGTCCGCGCCGCCGGATCGCGCTGCCGACCTGGCGTCCGCGCCTGCCGCACTGGGGCAGGGGCAGGGGGAGGACCGGCGGGAAGGGGAGCGGAGCCACCGAACCCGACGACGCCGAGGAGCTCTACGGCATCACCTATGAGGTCGACCCGGACGACGGCGCACCCCCGGAGGCGGAGACCGAAGCAGGGACGGCGGAGCACAGCGTCGGTCGCCGCCCAGACGGGCCCGGGTCCGGGCACCGCGACCGGTAG
- a CDS encoding DUF4190 domain-containing protein has product MTNEPTGPRADGQQPAVERGGLWGLIFSTAGLVLLFPFGALLCVIGIYQGRKARRAAKENTTTAPGAVPSMVLGWLGLVLAAFMYMGMLMFWDEVEAYQQCSSRAHTVSTQQQCDEALQEGLRDAIAERTGVPKENVRIPNIGA; this is encoded by the coding sequence GTGACCAACGAGCCGACCGGACCGCGTGCCGACGGGCAGCAGCCCGCCGTTGAGCGAGGCGGCCTGTGGGGGCTGATCTTCTCCACCGCCGGTCTGGTGCTGCTCTTCCCGTTCGGAGCGCTGCTCTGCGTCATCGGCATCTACCAGGGGCGGAAGGCCCGCCGCGCGGCCAAGGAGAACACCACGACGGCGCCCGGCGCCGTCCCCAGCATGGTGCTGGGGTGGCTCGGTCTCGTCCTCGCCGCCTTCATGTACATGGGAATGCTGATGTTCTGGGACGAGGTCGAGGCGTACCAGCAGTGCTCGTCGCGGGCGCACACGGTCAGCACGCAGCAGCAGTGCGACGAGGCGCTGCAGGAGGGCCTGCGCGACGCGATCGCCGAGCGCACCGGCGTCCCCAAGGAGAACGTGCGGATTCCGAACATCGGGGCCTGA
- the purN gene encoding phosphoribosylglycinamide formyltransferase, with amino-acid sequence MSARVVVLISGTGSNMAALLDAAADPGYGADVVAVGADRASAGGLDLAEQAGVPTFVTPFRGYPDREQWNSALAEEIARFKPDLVVSAGFMRILGHAVLSRFTVVNLHPALLPSFPGARAVRDALAHGVKVTGATIHFVDEGVDTGPIIDQAAVRVEPDDDEASLHERIKRVERTMLVDVVGRLARDGWTLDERHVRLGSPEPGPAQASGYVAEENR; translated from the coding sequence CTGTCGGCGCGAGTAGTCGTCCTCATCTCAGGGACGGGAAGCAACATGGCGGCCCTGCTCGACGCGGCGGCCGACCCGGGCTACGGGGCGGACGTCGTCGCCGTCGGCGCCGACCGCGCGAGTGCGGGCGGACTCGACCTGGCCGAGCAGGCCGGCGTCCCCACCTTCGTCACCCCGTTCCGCGGTTACCCCGACCGCGAACAGTGGAACTCCGCCCTGGCCGAGGAGATCGCCCGGTTCAAGCCCGACCTTGTGGTCTCGGCCGGATTCATGCGCATCCTCGGCCACGCGGTGCTGAGCCGCTTCACCGTCGTCAACCTCCACCCCGCGCTGCTGCCCTCCTTCCCCGGTGCGCGCGCCGTCCGCGACGCGCTCGCCCACGGCGTGAAGGTCACCGGCGCCACCATCCACTTCGTGGACGAGGGCGTCGACACCGGCCCGATCATCGACCAGGCCGCGGTCCGGGTCGAGCCCGACGACGACGAGGCCTCCCTGCACGAGCGCATCAAGCGGGTGGAGCGCACCATGCTGGTCGACGTCGTCGGCCGCCTCGCCAGGGACGGATGGACCCTGGACGAACGACACGTGCGGCTGGGCTCGCCCGAGCCCGGACCGGCGCAAGCATCCGGCTACGTTGCAGAGGAGAACCGGTGA
- the purH gene encoding bifunctional phosphoribosylaminoimidazolecarboxamide formyltransferase/IMP cyclohydrolase, whose protein sequence is MSQQAVRRALISVYDKTGLEELGYGLAEAGVEIVSTGSTAARLTAVEVPVTPVEDVTGFPECLDGRVKTLHPRVHAGLLADRAKEEHRAALDELDVEPFDLVVVNLYPFRETVASGSSPEECIEKIDIGGPAMVRAAAKNHGSVAVVVDPTRYDEVLEAIRAGGFTAEQRRRLAGQAFAHTAGYDAAVSSWFATAYAPDEVAAQTGWPDFYADSYERVSTLRYGENPHQTAALYRGDDPAGPGLAGAEQLHGKEMSYNNYVDGDAALRAAYDFADPCVAIIKHANPCGIAVGADIAEAHRKAHACDPVSAFGGVIATNRPVSVAMAEQVTDIFTEVVVAPEFEPGAVDVLTRKKNIRLLTVAPPDRTARPEARQISGGVLLQAADTIAAAGDDPAEWELRAGAAADEATLADLAFAWRAVRAVKSNAILLAADRATVGVGMGQVNRVDSARLAVTRAGDRVSGAVAASDAFFPFPDGLEVLTDAGVRAVVQPGGSVRDEEVVAAAERAGVTLYFTGTRHFFH, encoded by the coding sequence GTGAGCCAGCAGGCCGTTCGGCGTGCGTTGATCAGCGTTTACGACAAGACCGGGCTGGAGGAGCTGGGTTACGGCCTGGCCGAGGCCGGGGTGGAGATCGTCTCCACCGGCTCCACCGCCGCCCGGCTGACGGCGGTCGAGGTCCCCGTCACCCCGGTGGAGGACGTCACCGGCTTCCCGGAGTGTCTCGACGGCAGAGTCAAGACCCTGCACCCCCGGGTCCACGCGGGCCTTCTGGCCGACCGCGCCAAGGAGGAGCACCGCGCCGCCCTCGACGAGCTCGACGTCGAGCCGTTCGACCTGGTCGTGGTCAACCTCTACCCGTTCCGCGAGACGGTGGCCTCGGGCTCCTCGCCCGAGGAGTGCATCGAGAAGATCGACATCGGCGGCCCCGCCATGGTCCGCGCGGCGGCCAAGAACCACGGCAGCGTCGCCGTCGTGGTCGACCCGACCCGCTATGACGAGGTCCTGGAGGCCATCCGGGCGGGAGGCTTCACCGCCGAGCAGCGCCGACGCCTGGCGGGGCAGGCCTTCGCCCACACCGCGGGCTACGACGCCGCCGTGTCGAGCTGGTTCGCCACCGCCTACGCGCCCGACGAGGTGGCGGCGCAGACCGGGTGGCCGGACTTCTACGCCGACTCCTACGAGCGCGTGTCGACCCTGCGCTACGGCGAGAACCCGCACCAGACCGCGGCGCTGTACCGGGGCGACGACCCGGCCGGCCCCGGGTTGGCCGGTGCCGAGCAGCTGCACGGCAAGGAGATGTCCTACAACAACTACGTGGACGGCGACGCCGCGCTGCGTGCCGCCTACGACTTCGCCGACCCGTGCGTCGCGATCATCAAGCACGCCAACCCGTGCGGCATCGCGGTGGGCGCCGACATCGCCGAGGCGCACCGCAAGGCGCACGCCTGCGATCCGGTGTCGGCGTTCGGCGGTGTCATCGCGACCAACAGGCCGGTGAGCGTGGCCATGGCCGAGCAGGTCACCGACATCTTCACCGAGGTCGTGGTGGCCCCGGAGTTCGAGCCGGGCGCCGTGGACGTGCTGACCCGCAAGAAGAACATCCGCCTGCTCACCGTCGCCCCGCCGGACCGCACGGCCCGGCCCGAGGCGCGGCAGATCAGCGGCGGGGTGCTGCTGCAGGCCGCGGACACCATCGCGGCCGCCGGCGACGACCCGGCGGAGTGGGAGCTGCGGGCGGGCGCCGCGGCCGACGAGGCGACCCTGGCGGACCTGGCGTTCGCCTGGCGCGCGGTGCGGGCCGTGAAGTCCAACGCGATCCTGCTGGCGGCCGACCGCGCCACGGTGGGCGTCGGCATGGGGCAGGTCAACCGGGTGGACTCGGCGCGGCTCGCGGTCACGCGCGCGGGCGACCGGGTGAGCGGGGCGGTCGCGGCGAGCGACGCGTTCTTTCCGTTCCCCGACGGCCTGGAGGTGCTGACGGACGCGGGCGTGCGGGCCGTCGTCCAGCCGGGCGGGTCGGTGCGCGACGAGGAGGTCGTCGCGGCCGCCGAGCGCGCGGGGGTGACGCTGTACTTCACCGGCACCCGGCACTTCTTCCACTGA
- a CDS encoding bifunctional methylenetetrahydrofolate dehydrogenase/methenyltetrahydrofolate cyclohydrolase produces the protein MSAEILDGKATAKAIKAELKERVAALRAKGVVPGLGTVLVGDDPGSHSYVNGKHRDCAQVGIESIRRDLPATATQDEIEAAVAELNADPACTGYIVQLPLPKGRDENRVLGLIDPDKDADGLQPSNLGKLVLMEEAPLPCTPRGIVELLTRYGIPLKGAEVVVVGRGVTVGRPLGLLLTRRSENATVTLCHTGTRDLAEHTRRADIVVAGAGVPGLITGDMVKPGAAVLDVGVTRTDDGLAGDVASDVREVAGYVSPNPGGVGPMTRAMLMVNVVEAAERRLG, from the coding sequence GTGAGCGCAGAGATTCTCGATGGCAAGGCGACCGCCAAGGCGATCAAGGCGGAGCTGAAGGAACGTGTGGCCGCGCTGCGGGCCAAGGGCGTGGTCCCCGGTCTGGGCACGGTCCTGGTGGGGGACGACCCCGGCAGCCACTCCTATGTCAACGGCAAGCACCGCGACTGCGCGCAGGTCGGGATCGAGAGCATCCGCCGCGATCTGCCCGCCACGGCCACGCAGGATGAGATCGAGGCGGCCGTCGCCGAGCTGAACGCCGACCCGGCGTGCACCGGGTACATCGTGCAGCTGCCGCTGCCCAAGGGCCGCGACGAGAACCGGGTGCTGGGCCTGATCGATCCGGACAAGGACGCCGACGGGCTGCAGCCCTCCAATCTCGGCAAGCTGGTCCTGATGGAGGAGGCGCCGCTGCCGTGCACGCCCCGCGGGATCGTGGAGCTGCTGACCCGCTACGGCATCCCGCTGAAGGGTGCCGAGGTCGTGGTGGTCGGCCGGGGTGTGACCGTGGGCCGCCCGCTGGGCCTGCTGCTGACGCGGCGCAGCGAGAACGCGACCGTGACGCTGTGCCACACCGGCACCCGCGACCTGGCCGAGCACACCCGCCGCGCCGACATCGTGGTGGCCGGGGCCGGTGTGCCCGGTCTGATCACCGGGGACATGGTCAAGCCCGGGGCGGCGGTGCTGGACGTCGGTGTCACGCGTACCGACGACGGGCTGGCCGGGGACGTGGCATCGGACGTCCGCGAGGTCGCCGGGTACGTCTCGCCCAACCCGGGCGGGGTCGGCCCGATGACCCGGGCCATGCTCATGGTCAACGTGGTGGAGGCGGCCGAGCGCCGACTCGGCTGA
- a CDS encoding DUF3592 domain-containing protein has translation MASHDEVLLIVMTGFGLFGILFGVIGIAMTRRESVYRNRGVSAPGQVVDVVQRTSTRSGRNGSRVTSTYYHPVVAYRTAEGHDVLRRSTVGTDPPRYRRGDYVQVLYLPESPDSFRIAGDSSGRFIAYGFMAFGLIFLTISVVGLVGALL, from the coding sequence ATGGCGAGCCACGACGAGGTCCTGCTCATCGTGATGACGGGTTTCGGACTGTTCGGCATCCTCTTCGGCGTGATCGGCATCGCCATGACACGCCGGGAGAGCGTCTACCGGAACCGCGGGGTGAGCGCCCCCGGCCAGGTCGTCGACGTCGTCCAACGGACGAGTACTCGCAGCGGCCGGAACGGATCCCGGGTCACCTCGACCTACTACCACCCGGTGGTCGCCTACCGGACCGCGGAAGGCCACGACGTCCTGCGGCGTTCCACCGTCGGCACCGACCCGCCCCGCTACCGGCGCGGTGACTACGTGCAGGTGCTCTACCTGCCCGAGTCGCCCGACAGCTTCCGGATCGCGGGCGACTCCAGCGGCAGGTTCATCGCCTACGGCTTCATGGCCTTCGGCCTGATCTTCCTCACGATCTCGGTGGTGGGCCTGGTCGGCGCCCTGCTGTGA
- a CDS encoding FHA domain-containing protein, which produces MDGPYIRVEESGDVQQLNAEVTTVGRGEGADIHLSDPSVSQLHAELVRRGPYVYVVDLGLSRNGTRVNGRPIARRVLEEGDVVTFGTSRCKVGGLPREELHPDVELRKGATPELTRRELDVLTSLCRPALSDEAFVSPATAREIAEDLVVTEAAVKQHLLRLYQKFRIPEGPNRRTRLANEVVALGLVRPMPVLDRERKAG; this is translated from the coding sequence GTGGACGGGCCCTACATACGGGTCGAGGAAAGCGGGGACGTACAGCAGCTGAACGCCGAGGTCACCACGGTCGGACGTGGTGAGGGAGCCGACATCCACCTGAGCGACCCGAGCGTCTCCCAGCTCCACGCGGAGCTGGTCCGCCGGGGACCCTACGTGTACGTCGTCGACCTCGGACTGTCGCGCAACGGCACCAGGGTCAACGGCCGCCCCATCGCGCGCAGGGTCCTCGAAGAGGGCGATGTCGTCACCTTCGGCACCTCGCGCTGCAAAGTCGGCGGGCTCCCCCGCGAGGAACTCCACCCCGACGTCGAGCTCCGCAAGGGCGCCACCCCCGAGTTGACGCGCCGCGAACTCGACGTCCTCACATCGCTGTGCCGCCCGGCCCTCTCCGACGAAGCGTTCGTCTCCCCCGCGACCGCTCGCGAGATCGCCGAGGACCTGGTGGTCACCGAGGCCGCCGTCAAACAACACTTGCTCCGCCTCTATCAGAAGTTCCGGATCCCGGAAGGACCGAACCGGCGCACCAGGCTCGCCAACGAGGTCGTCGCCCTGGGCCTCGTACGCCCGATGCCGGTCCTGGACCGGGAACGCAAGGCCGGTTGA
- a CDS encoding DUF3017 domain-containing protein, with protein sequence MSHKAVEDAVTPQSRPSEEEPGRASEPEHGGDAADLPGTADTAHDETPGWLAQVPYFLVLATMSAGIVVVAAAYFKRGPALIAGALLLAAAFRYLLPPDRIGMLAVRRRWIDIATTVTLAVLLIVLAWVAPQLSS encoded by the coding sequence GTGAGCCATAAAGCAGTGGAGGACGCTGTCACACCCCAGTCACGCCCCTCGGAGGAGGAACCGGGGCGCGCGTCGGAGCCGGAGCACGGCGGCGACGCGGCCGACCTTCCGGGCACCGCCGACACGGCACACGACGAGACCCCCGGGTGGCTCGCCCAGGTCCCCTATTTCCTGGTGCTCGCGACGATGTCCGCGGGCATCGTCGTGGTCGCCGCCGCCTACTTCAAGCGCGGCCCCGCCCTGATCGCCGGTGCGCTGCTGCTGGCCGCGGCCTTCCGCTACCTCCTGCCGCCGGACCGGATCGGAATGCTGGCGGTCCGCCGCCGCTGGATCGACATCGCGACCACGGTCACCCTCGCGGTGCTGTTGATCGTGCTCGCGTGGGTGGCGCCGCAGCTGTCATCGTGA
- a CDS encoding NADP-dependent isocitrate dehydrogenase: protein MAKIKVENPVVELDGDEMTRIIWSFIKDRLILPYLDVDLKYYDLGIEERDRTDDQITIDAANAIKQYGVGVKCATITPDEARVEEFGLKKMWRSPNGTIRNILGGVVFREPIICQNVPRLVPGWTQPIIIGRHAHGDQYKASDFKVPGPGTVTITYTPEDGGEPIEMEVADFPEGGGIAMGMYNYRRSIEDFARASFGYGLDRGYPVYLSTKNTILKAYDGMFKDVFAEIYEAEYKEKFEAAGITYEHRLIDDMVAAALKWEGGYVWACKNYDGDVQSDTVAQGFGSLGLMTSVLRTADGRTVEAEAAHGTVTRHYRQHQAGKPTSTNPIASIFAWTRGLDHRGKLDGTPKVNEFAAALEDVVVKTVEGGQMTKDLALLVGGEQEWLTTEQFLAALDENLQKRLA, encoded by the coding sequence ATGGCCAAAATCAAGGTTGAGAATCCCGTAGTAGAGCTCGACGGCGACGAGATGACCCGGATCATCTGGTCCTTCATCAAGGACCGGCTGATCCTTCCCTACCTGGACGTCGACCTGAAGTACTACGACCTCGGGATCGAGGAGCGGGACCGCACCGACGACCAGATCACGATCGACGCGGCGAACGCGATCAAGCAGTACGGTGTCGGCGTCAAGTGCGCCACCATCACCCCCGACGAGGCCCGCGTCGAGGAGTTCGGCCTGAAGAAGATGTGGCGGTCGCCCAACGGCACCATCCGCAACATCCTCGGCGGCGTCGTCTTCCGCGAGCCGATCATCTGCCAGAACGTCCCCCGCCTGGTCCCGGGCTGGACCCAGCCGATCATCATCGGCCGCCACGCCCACGGCGACCAGTACAAGGCCAGTGACTTCAAGGTGCCCGGCCCGGGTACGGTGACCATCACCTACACGCCCGAGGACGGCGGAGAGCCCATCGAGATGGAGGTCGCCGACTTCCCCGAGGGCGGCGGCATCGCCATGGGCATGTACAACTACCGTAGGTCCATCGAGGACTTCGCGCGGGCCAGCTTCGGCTACGGCCTCGACCGCGGCTACCCGGTCTACCTCTCCACCAAGAACACCATCCTCAAGGCCTACGACGGCATGTTCAAGGACGTGTTCGCCGAGATCTACGAGGCCGAGTACAAGGAGAAGTTCGAGGCGGCCGGGATCACCTACGAGCACCGGCTGATCGACGACATGGTCGCCGCCGCGCTGAAGTGGGAGGGCGGCTATGTCTGGGCGTGCAAGAACTACGACGGCGACGTGCAGTCCGACACGGTCGCGCAGGGCTTCGGCTCGCTCGGCCTGATGACGTCGGTGCTGCGCACCGCCGACGGCCGCACGGTCGAGGCCGAGGCCGCGCACGGCACGGTCACCCGGCACTACCGCCAGCACCAGGCCGGCAAGCCGACCTCGACCAACCCGATCGCGTCCATCTTCGCCTGGACCCGCGGGCTGGACCACCGGGGCAAGCTCGACGGCACCCCGAAGGTCAACGAGTTCGCCGCCGCGCTTGAGGACGTCGTCGTCAAGACCGTCGAGGGCGGTCAGATGACCAAGGACCTCGCGCTGCTGGTCGGCGGCGAGCAGGAGTGGCTCACCACCGAGCAGTTCCTCGCCGCGCTGGACGAGAACCTGCAGAAGCGCCTGGCCTGA
- a CDS encoding LysR family transcriptional regulator, with amino-acid sequence MFDSRHVRVFAEVVRTGSYTAAARNLGYTQPAISQQMKALERAVGTPLFTRVGRRLRLTEAGEVLSSHAEGILGAMSAAQEQMTAIARLRSGHVRVAAFPSASATLVPPTTARVMAEHPGIRIELLEAEPPDSLDMLMRGECDISLAFGYEGTPEPPEELVEFPLLDDPLLVLLPADHPLTERPAVELGALADERWIAGCRRCRGHFAQACRAVGFTPDIAFTTDDNLAVQSLVAAGVGVALMPEMVLSFLRHPGVTGRPVTPMGRRRISAYTLPSHQRIPAARLMLGALRQTAGTADAAHRRGGDAERGTSERPRSERSGARSAPRALDL; translated from the coding sequence ATGTTCGATTCCCGGCATGTGAGAGTATTCGCCGAGGTCGTGCGGACCGGCTCCTACACGGCGGCGGCCCGGAACCTCGGGTACACCCAACCCGCCATCAGCCAGCAGATGAAGGCCCTTGAGCGCGCCGTGGGGACCCCGCTGTTCACCCGGGTCGGCCGCCGTCTGCGGCTGACCGAGGCCGGGGAGGTGCTCTCCAGCCATGCCGAGGGCATCCTCGGTGCCATGTCGGCGGCCCAGGAGCAGATGACCGCGATCGCCCGGCTGCGCTCCGGCCACGTCCGTGTCGCGGCCTTCCCCAGCGCCAGCGCGACACTGGTGCCTCCGACGACGGCGCGCGTCATGGCGGAGCACCCGGGGATCCGCATCGAACTGCTGGAAGCCGAACCTCCGGACTCCCTCGACATGCTCATGCGCGGCGAGTGCGACATCAGCCTCGCGTTCGGCTACGAGGGGACACCCGAGCCGCCGGAGGAGCTGGTGGAGTTTCCCCTGCTGGACGACCCGCTACTGGTGCTCTTGCCGGCCGACCACCCGCTGACCGAGCGGCCGGCGGTCGAGCTGGGCGCGCTCGCCGACGAGCGCTGGATCGCGGGGTGCCGCCGGTGCCGGGGCCACTTCGCGCAGGCGTGCCGGGCGGTCGGGTTCACCCCCGACATCGCCTTCACCACCGACGACAACCTCGCCGTCCAAAGCCTGGTCGCCGCCGGAGTCGGGGTCGCGTTGATGCCCGAGATGGTCCTCTCCTTCCTGCGCCACCCCGGGGTGACCGGGCGCCCCGTCACCCCGATGGGGCGACGCCGGATCTCCGCCTACACCCTGCCGAGCCACCAGCGGATCCCGGCCGCCCGGCTGATGCTGGGCGCACTGCGGCAGACCGCGGGCACAGCGGACGCAGCGCACCGGCGGGGCGGCGACGCCGAGCGGGGCACGTCCGAACGACCCCGCTCCGAGCGGTCCGGGGCTCGATCCGCCCCTCGTGCACTGGACCTATAA
- a CDS encoding cysteine dioxygenase family protein, whose product MTSSTFSGTTATTPRLAELITAVGEAVRMERPPSETARLVADRMRPFLLDPDLLPDRYRVGNPDHYLQHVLHAEEDGSFSVVALVWLPGQETPIHDHVSWCVTGVHEGAELERRYELRGAGETLRLVPAGEVVNARGTVCGFAPPGDIHLVRNDCDTMAISLHVYGADISRLGSSVRRQYTCPVTDA is encoded by the coding sequence ATGACGTCCAGCACCTTCAGTGGCACCACCGCGACGACCCCCCGCCTGGCCGAACTCATCACCGCCGTGGGTGAGGCCGTCCGCATGGAGCGTCCGCCGTCCGAGACGGCCCGGCTCGTCGCCGATCGGATGCGCCCGTTCCTGCTCGACCCCGACCTGCTCCCGGACCGGTACCGCGTCGGAAACCCCGACCACTACCTCCAGCACGTCCTGCACGCCGAGGAGGACGGCAGCTTCTCGGTCGTCGCGCTCGTCTGGCTCCCCGGCCAGGAGACCCCGATCCACGACCACGTGTCCTGGTGTGTCACCGGCGTCCACGAGGGCGCCGAGCTGGAGCGCCGCTACGAGCTGCGCGGCGCGGGCGAGACCCTGCGCCTGGTTCCCGCTGGGGAGGTCGTCAACGCCCGCGGCACGGTCTGCGGCTTCGCCCCGCCCGGAGACATCCACCTGGTGCGCAACGACTGCGACACGATGGCGATCTCCCTGCACGTCTACGGCGCCGACATCTCCCGGCTGGGCAGCAGCGTCCGCCGGCAGTACACCTGCCCCGTGACCGACGCGTGA